A single region of the Fibrobacter sp. genome encodes:
- the gap gene encoding type I glyceraldehyde-3-phosphate dehydrogenase, with the protein RIGRMVFRAAVENFSNDIQVVGINDLLDADYLAYMLKYDSVHGIFNHKIEVEGNFLIVDGNKIQIFAEKDPSAITWGALDVDVVVESTGFFLTAELAEAHLKAGAKKVIMSAPAKDKTPMFVYGVNHNTYAGEKIISNASCTTNCLAPISKVLNDTFGIKRGLMTTIHAATATQKTVDGPSKKDWRGGRGILENMIPSSTGAAKAVGVVLPVLNGKLTGMSVRVPTSDVSFVDLTAELNTEATYEQICAAMKKASETPISEGGLQGVLGYTEDAVVSTDFRNDSRTSIFDVKAGIQLDPTFVKVCSWYDNEWGYSNKVCEMARVISK; encoded by the coding sequence GTCGTATCGGCCGTATGGTGTTCCGCGCTGCTGTGGAAAACTTCTCTAACGACATCCAGGTTGTCGGTATCAACGACCTCCTCGACGCTGACTACCTCGCATACATGCTGAAGTACGACTCCGTACACGGCATCTTCAACCACAAGATCGAAGTTGAAGGCAACTTCCTCATCGTTGACGGCAACAAGATCCAGATCTTCGCTGAAAAGGATCCTTCCGCAATCACTTGGGGCGCTCTGGACGTTGACGTTGTTGTTGAATCCACTGGCTTCTTCCTGACTGCTGAACTCGCTGAAGCTCACCTCAAGGCTGGTGCTAAGAAGGTTATCATGTCCGCTCCGGCTAAGGACAAGACCCCGATGTTCGTTTACGGCGTGAACCACAACACCTACGCTGGCGAAAAGATCATCTCCAACGCTTCCTGCACCACCAACTGCTTGGCTCCGATTTCCAAGGTTCTTAACGACACCTTCGGCATCAAGCGCGGCCTCATGACCACCATCCACGCTGCAACCGCTACTCAGAAGACTGTTGACGGTCCTTCCAAGAAGGATTGGCGCGGTGGCCGTGGCATTCTCGAAAACATGATCCCGTCCTCCACTGGCGCTGCTAAGGCTGTTGGTGTTGTTCTTCCCGTTCTCAACGGCAAGCTCACCGGTATGTCCGTTCGCGTTCCGACTTCCGACGTTTCCTTCGTTGACCTCACCGCTGAACTCAACACCGAAGCTACTTACGAACAGATCTGCGCTGCTATGAAGAAGGCTTCTGAAACTCCGATCTCCGAAGGCGGCCTCCAGGGCGTTCTCGGTTACACCGAAGATGCAGTTGTCTCTACCGACTTCCGCAACGACTCTCGCACCTCCATCTTCGACGTCAAGGCTGGCATCCAGCTCGACCCGACCTTCGTGAAGGTTTGCTCCTGGTACGATAACGAATGGGGCTACTCCAACAAGGTTTGCGAAATGGCTCGCGTTATCTCTAAGTAA